In Streptomyces sp. Li-HN-5-11, the sequence GGCTGACCACCTTGTAGTAGCCGCTGTCGGTGGCTTGGAACTGCCATTGCTGGTTGGGGTTGCCGGCCGCGCACGTCCACTGCTGGAGCGCGGTGCCGTTGCCGGTGGCGCCGTCGGCGGCGTCGACGCACTTGCCGCTGTTGGCGTTCTTGACCGTGTACCACTTGGTGGAGTCGATCGAACCGCCGCCGGTACTGGAGGCACTGGTCGTGACGGTCAGTGCGGTGGAGGCGGCTGACACGTTCCCGGCAGCGTCGTACGCCTTGACGGTGTAGGTGTACGCCGTCGACGGGCTCAGGCCGGTGTCGGTGTAGGAGGTCCTGGTGGTGGTGGCGATCTGCGTGCCGTCGCGCAGCACCTGGTAGCCCGACACGCCCACGTTGTCCGTCGAAGCGGCCCAGCTCAGCGTCGTCGAGGAGGACGTCGTCCCGCTCGCCGTCAGTGCCGAGGGGACCGACGGCGCAGTGGTGTCGCCGCCGGAGGCCGATCCGGGAGTCCAGGTGAAGGTTGCGACGGCCTTGGCGGGCAGGGTGTAGGTGAAGGACTGCCCGTTCTCGGTGACGTTGAAGGTGCGGGAGTCGCCGGCATCGGCGTTGAGCACGATCAGGGCGTGTGAGCCGTCGGGGTTGTGGAAGGCGACGTCCTCGATGTTGCCGGAGCCGAAGGTGTTGGAGTCGATGCGGACCGCGCCGGGCTTGACGAACTTGCTGGCCTGGCCCAGGACGTAGTACTCGGCGTTGTATCTGGCCGTGCCGGCGGAGTTGTCGACGGTGAGCGCGGCGGTGCAGGTGGCGCAGTTCATCGAGGGACCGCCGCTGGGGTCGAGGGCGGCGTTCCAGGTAACGACGGACTTGGCCCAGTTGCGCGTGGCGCCGATGATCAGGTTCTCCGTCTGCCAGTCCAGGGTGTCGGAGAAGGTGCTGGCCCTGTCGGAGGACTGGCTGCCGGAGCACTCGGTGAAATAGGTGTCGGTGCCGGGGTAGGCGTTGTGGACGGTGGTCTGGGCGCTGGGGCTGCCGGCGTAGCAGTGCCAGGCGACGCCGCTGACGTACGGCCCGGCGGCCGGGTCACTCAGGACGGTCCCGGGGTAGCCGGTGTCGTCCCAGTTGTGGTCGTATGCGACAACCCTGGTGGACAGCCCGGCGGCCTTGATGGCGGGGCCGAGGTAGCTGCCGATCAGGGTGGCCTCCTGACCGGCGGCCAGGGTGGAGCCGGGGTAGTTGCTCGGGGAGTACTCCGGTTCGTTCTGCGGAGTGAGCAGCGGGACCGGTATGCCGGCCGCCTCGTACGCCTGGAGGAACTTGACGAGATAGTTCGCGAAGGGGGCGTAGCTTGCGCTGTCGAGGCTGCCGCCGATCATCGATCCGGAGCTCTTCATCCAGCCTGGCGGGCTCCAGGGGGTCGCCATCACGGTGATGGCGGGGTTCAGGGACAGGGCCTGCCGGAGGACGGGCAGGATGTAGCTGTTGTCGTGGGCGATGGAGAAGTTCGCCAGCGTGGGGTCGGTCTGCCCGGAGGGCATGTCGTCGTAGCTGTAGGTGGACAGTGAGAAGTCCGATGCGCCGATCGGCTGCCGCAGGAAGCTCAGGCCGATGCCGGCACCGGGGTCGAACAGCTTGCTCATGATGCTGTCGCGCTGCGGGGAGTTCGCGATCAGGTTGGCCGACGAGTCGGTCAGGGAAACCCCGAACCCCGTCATCGTCTGATAGGTCGCGCCGGGGTTGACGGTGATGGTCTGACTGCCGGTTCCCGACCCCGAGGCGAACGTCGCCGGGGTCTGGGCCGTGAGCAGCTCGCTCTGGTCGGCGGTGGTCTCCCACACGGATACGGTCGGGCCGGTCGCGGCATGCGCCGGGCTACCGCCCAGGCCGATCAGGGACCCGGCCGCCAGCGCCGCCGAGGCCAGCACTGCGGGGGTGTGTCTTGTGCGTAACAACGGTGCTCCTTCCTGCAACAACCGAGACGCCCGCCCCGAGCCGAAGCCGGTGTTCTGGACGGGCCTGCCTTGCCCGTTGGTGCCGCCGCTGCAGGTCCACGGCTGGATCGCCGCTCTCGGTGGCACGGAACTGCCACCGCTGGTTCGTGTTGCGCGAAGACCCACTGCCGGCCTGCGGCGCCGTGCCCAGACCGCCGCCGGCGGCGGCATGCACTTGTTGCTGTCGGCGTCCCTGACGGAACACCACTGGGTGACTCGATCGATCCGCCGAGGCGGCACCGGAGGCGTTGGTGATGACAAAGGTCCAGGCCGCGGATGCGGTCACGGAGCTCGGTGGCATCAGGAAGGGCAGGACGGCTCATGCTCGCCCTTCCGGGCCGCGGCGCAGCGCGAAGCGAGGGGAACGAGAGCAGGAAAGCACACTTACTGACTACTCGGTAAGCTCCTGGATGGAAGATCTTTCTCAGGTTTTGTCCCGCGCGTGCCGACTGATCGAGGAAGCTGAAACGTGGTCGGGCCCTGCGGCATGGGAGGTCCCTGATCGCGTGACGGCATCACGCAGTGTCTGACTGGCGCCTTGCGTTGGCGAGGCACTCGGCATGCACCTCGCGCAGCGAACTCCTCATTCCTGGCCGCGCGTTGCCCGGGACTCGACGGCCCGGCGCTCCAACCACTCTCCGCGCCGGCGATGAAGTCGGCTGTGCGGACTACGCGTTGCTGGTACCTCTCCGACCAACCCGAGCCAGGCCGAGCGTTCGCGGGTGGCGGTGGGCCGACCGGGTGTGTTGCCCGGCACCGACGTGCCACAGCAACACACCCGGAATGAGGGTTACTTCCAGATGGATGCCAGTTGCCACGCCCGCAGGCGGGTGAGTTCGGCGGTTCCGTTGTCGGCGAAGACGTCGATGCCGGTGCTGGAGGGGTCGGGGAAGATCTGGTCGGTGAGGACGACCTGCTGTCCGGATGCGTTCTGGGCGTAGACCTCCACGGAGGACGCGTCGAGGAGGATGTGCAGGCTGACGGGTTTGCCGTCGAGGGCGAGCGGGGCCCGCTGGACGCCGGGGAAGGCCGGGTCGAAGTCGACCAGGCCGGAGGCGGTGCGGTCGATGTAGACCTCGCCGGTGGTGGTGTCGTAGCCGATGCGGGTGCGCTGGCCGGAGCCGGTGCGGACATCCAGGCCGGAGCGGTCCGCGGTGCCCGGGGTGAGTTCGGCCTGGAGTTCCAGGGTGCTGCCGTGGACGCCGAGCGGTGTTGTGCCGTTGGTTACGGTGGTGGGCCGGACGGTCGTGCCGGAGGTGCGGAGGGATTTCAGTTCTCCGACCGGCTGCTGGACCAGCTCGGTCCTGCCGTTCACCGTCCGCAGGGACAGCTGGCGGGGGAACGTGTCCGCGCTGCGCCAGGAGCTGGTGGGGATGGCCTGGCCGTAGTTCCAGTTGTTCATCCAGGCGAGCATGACGCGTCGGCCGCCGGGGGCGTCGTTGTAGGTGCCGGCGGCGTAGAAGTCCTCGCCGTAGTCGCTCCAGTGGGCGCGCTGCAGGGTGCTGAGCGCGGGCTTGTCGGCTGCCGTGAAGTCGTCGGCGAGGATGTGGCCCCAGCCCTCCTTGTTGTGGTCGACGATCTGGATCTGCGCCTTCTTGCCGATCAGGTCCTTCAGGTCCCAGGACGTCCAGTCGAGGGTTTCGCTGTTGGAGCCGGTGGCGGTGCGGACGACCCTGCCGTCGACGAGGAGGTTGACGGCCGTCTGGTCGTCGCGGGGAGCCGCGGGCTGGTCGGAGAAGACGATGTCCCCGACGGCGATGTGACCCCAGCCGCCGGAGTTCTGGTCGATCACCTGGATCTGCGCCTGCTTGCCGATGTAAGCGCTGGTGTCCCAGGAGTTCCAGTCGAGGTCGCCGCTGTTGGCGCCGGTGGCGGAGGCGACCACCTTGCCGTCCACGATGAGGTTGACTGCGGTCGGGTTCGGCAGGTCGTTCGGGTGGTAGCCCATGGCGGTCTGCAGGTCGATGTACTTGCTGGCGATGGTGAAGGTGGGCGAGGTGATCGTGCCGGTGCCGGGGTCGCCGTCGGGGTTGTAGGTGTCGAGGGTCTTGGGGCCGAGCTGGCCGGGGAGGCTCTCGGTGGTGGGCCCGGAGTTCGCGAACGAGCCGGTCGCGGTCCAGCCGTCGCCGTAGGTGTCGCCGGAGAAGTCGGCGAAGACCTGTCCGGGGGGTGCCGATCCGTCGCCGGCGCCGTCGACGTGGGGGTGGTTGCCACCGCCGACCAGGAAGTCGAGGTAGCGCCGGCTGACGGTGAAGTCCGGTGAGGTGAGGGTGCCGGTGGAGCCGTCTCCGCTGTTGAAGCTGTTGACCAAGCCGCTGCCCTGGTAGCCGGAGACGGTCTGCTGGTTGGGCAGGGTGCCCGTGGCGGGGGCGGAGCCGAACGCGTCGCCGGTGGCGGTCCAGTCGCCGTAGGAGCCGGAGTCGAAGTCCTGCAGCACGGTGCCGCTGGGTGGGGTGTAGGTGGCGGGGTCGTCGGAGGTGAACTTCTTGCCGTCGAAGTCACCGGTGAAGTACTGGGTGCCAGTGCCGCCGGCGATGGACTGGGTGCCGACGACCAGCACCCACTTGGTCTTCTTCGGGTTGCCGTCGACCGGCAGCGGGAACAGATCCGGACACTCCCACACCCCGCCGGTGGCGCCCGCCGGGCCGAAGTCGCTCAGGTGAATCCAGTGCTTGAGGTCAGGCGAGGAGTAGAAGGAGACCTTGCGCTGGTCGGAGAGGGCGACGGCCATCAGCCAGCTGCGCGTGGGCGCGTACCAGAAGACCTTCGGGTCGCGGAAGTTGGTCGAGCCGATGTCCAGGACCGGGTTGCCGGAGTACTTGGTCCAGGTGGTGCCGCCGTCGGTGCTGTAGGCGAGGGCCTGCTCCTGCTTGCCGGTGGCCTTCTGCTGGCTGGTGTAAACGGCCACCAGCGGCGGGTTGGCCTTGGTGCCGAAGCCGGTGGAGTTGTTCTTGTCGAGGACGACGCTGCCGGAGAAGATCATCTCCTGGTCGTCCTGGGGGATGGCCAGCGGGAGCTGCTTCCAGTGCACGAGGTCGGTACTGACGGCGTGGCCCCAGGACATGTTGCCCCAGGTGTTGCCGGACGGGTTGTACTGGAAGAACAGGTGGTACTGGCCCTTGTAGTAGATGAGGCCGTTGGGGTCGTTCATCCAGTTCTGGGCCGGGGTGAAGTGGAACTGGGGCCGGTACTGCTCGTGGTAGAGCGTGTCGGCCGTGGCCGGGGAGGCGGCGATGAGGCCGAGGCCGGACAGGACGGCCAGCGCGGCCAGGAGTCTGCGGCGCGGACGAGTCGTTGTGGACATGGCGGCTCCTAGCAGGCGTGCGGACCCAACGCAGGTATGGGAGGGCGGCTGTCCCGCGTCGGATGCGGGTGAGAGGGCCTCGACATCGAGCGGTTCCGCCAGCGACTGGAAACGTTTCGCCGCAACGTACGGGCGCGATGTCCACCATGTCCAGACTCTGTGCAGAAAAACCCTGCGCATGCCAGGATGAGAACGGCCGCACCACGCCATTGTCCTGGAGGCGAAACGTTGCCCAGCGCGCAGAACGACAGCAGCCGCCGGTCAGCGACGATGCGCGATGTAGCGACCATGGCCGGGGTCGGGATCGCCACCGTCTCGCGGGTCGTCAACGGCAAGCCCGTCACCCCTGACCTGGCGGAACGCGTGACGCGCGCCGCCGAGCTGCTCGGCTACCGCCACGACCTTACGGCCAGCAGCCTGCGCCGGGCCGACCGCCGCACCCACACCCTGGGC encodes:
- a CDS encoding RICIN domain-containing protein, whose translation is MLRTRHTPAVLASAALAAGSLIGLGGSPAHAATGPTVSVWETTADQSELLTAQTPATFASGSGTGSQTITVNPGATYQTMTGFGVSLTDSSANLIANSPQRDSIMSKLFDPGAGIGLSFLRQPIGASDFSLSTYSYDDMPSGQTDPTLANFSIAHDNSYILPVLRQALSLNPAITVMATPWSPPGWMKSSGSMIGGSLDSASYAPFANYLVKFLQAYEAAGIPVPLLTPQNEPEYSPSNYPGSTLAAGQEATLIGSYLGPAIKAAGLSTRVVAYDHNWDDTGYPGTVLSDPAAGPYVSGVAWHCYAGSPSAQTTVHNAYPGTDTYFTECSGSQSSDRASTFSDTLDWQTENLIIGATRNWAKSVVTWNAALDPSGGPSMNCATCTAALTVDNSAGTARYNAEYYVLGQASKFVKPGAVRIDSNTFGSGNIEDVAFHNPDGSHALIVLNADAGDSRTFNVTENGQSFTYTLPAKAVATFTWTPGSASGGDTTAPSVPSALTASGTTSSSTTLSWAASTDNVGVSGYQVLRDGTQIATTTRTSYTDTGLSPSTAYTYTVKAYDAAGNVSAASTALTVTTSASSTGGGSIDSTKWYTVKNANSGKCVDAADGATGNGTALQQWTCAAGNPNQQWQFQATDSGYYKVVSRNAATAAWDVTGGPAATGDGAKIQLWSYSGTINEQWKPVQNTDGTYTISPRNNPHECLDVTGTSTADGARLQQWTCTGSTNQKYTLTAQ
- a CDS encoding GH32 C-terminal domain-containing protein → MSTTTRPRRRLLAALAVLSGLGLIAASPATADTLYHEQYRPQFHFTPAQNWMNDPNGLIYYKGQYHLFFQYNPSGNTWGNMSWGHAVSTDLVHWKQLPLAIPQDDQEMIFSGSVVLDKNNSTGFGTKANPPLVAVYTSQQKATGKQEQALAYSTDGGTTWTKYSGNPVLDIGSTNFRDPKVFWYAPTRSWLMAVALSDQRKVSFYSSPDLKHWIHLSDFGPAGATGGVWECPDLFPLPVDGNPKKTKWVLVVGTQSIAGGTGTQYFTGDFDGKKFTSDDPATYTPPSGTVLQDFDSGSYGDWTATGDAFGSAPATGTLPNQQTVSGYQGSGLVNSFNSGDGSTGTLTSPDFTVSRRYLDFLVGGGNHPHVDGAGDGSAPPGQVFADFSGDTYGDGWTATGSFANSGPTTESLPGQLGPKTLDTYNPDGDPGTGTITSPTFTIASKYIDLQTAMGYHPNDLPNPTAVNLIVDGKVVASATGANSGDLDWNSWDTSAYIGKQAQIQVIDQNSGGWGHIAVGDIVFSDQPAAPRDDQTAVNLLVDGRVVRTATGSNSETLDWTSWDLKDLIGKKAQIQIVDHNKEGWGHILADDFTAADKPALSTLQRAHWSDYGEDFYAAGTYNDAPGGRRVMLAWMNNWNYGQAIPTSSWRSADTFPRQLSLRTVNGRTELVQQPVGELKSLRTSGTTVRPTTVTNGTTPLGVHGSTLELQAELTPGTADRSGLDVRTGSGQRTRIGYDTTTGEVYIDRTASGLVDFDPAFPGVQRAPLALDGKPVSLHILLDASSVEVYAQNASGQQVVLTDQIFPDPSSTGIDVFADNGTAELTRLRAWQLASIWK